DNA sequence from the Streptomyces tsukubensis genome:
GGGGGTACGTGGCACGTGATGCACGTGATGCACGTGAAGCACGTAAAGAACAAGGGGAGCAGTCTGTGATCGTGGTCGTCCTGCTCGCGGTGGTCGCTGTGATCGCCGTGCTTGCGGCAGCGCACTGGTACGTCTGGCGGAGACTGGTCCGCGATCTGACCACCGTCCGGAAGGCCCGGATCGCCGGGGCGGTGGTGCTGACCGCCCTGCCGCTGATCTCCGTCGCCGCCCAGTTCTCGGCCCGCTCCGGTGTCCCCTTCACCGTGCAGCAGGTCCTCGCCTGGCCCGGCTTCCTCTGGCTGGCGGTGCTGCTGTATCTGGTGCTCTTCCTGGTGGCGGGGGAGGTCGTACGGTTCGTCTGGCTGCGGATCGCCGCGCGCCGCGACGCCGGGACCGCGACGGCGGCCACAACCACAACCACAGCCACAACCACGACAACAACCACAACCACAACCGCCGAACCGGTGACCGCCCCGGTCCCGGCCGCCGCCCCCGAGCAGCCTGCCCCCGGGCCCGCCACCACCGCCGCAGCGGTGGAAGCGCCGGCTGCCGGGACCCTGACCGCCGAAGCGCCGCCCGCCGGATCCGCGGCGCCCAATACCGCGGACCGGTCCGCCGCGCGCCCGGGCGGTGTGTCGCGGCGCATGTTCGTCTCCCGGGTCGTCGGCGGGGGAGCGGCCGCCGCTGCCCTGGGGACCGTCGGCGTCGGTACGTACAGCGTCCTCAACGGTCCGACCCTGAAGCGGGTCACCGTGCCGCTGGCCAAGCTGCCCCGCTCGGCCCACGGCTACCGGATCGCCGTGGTCAGCGATATCCACCTCGGTCCGATCCTGGGCCGGGCCCACACCCAGCGGATCGTCGACACCATCAACTCCGCGAACCCGGATCTGATCGCCGTCGTCGGCGATATGGTCGACGGCAGCGTCGCCGACCTCGGCCCCGCCGCCGAACCGCTGACCCAACTCCGCGCCCGGCACGGTTCCTTCTTCGTCACCGGCAACCACGAGTACTTCTCCGGCGCCGAGCAGTGGGTGGACCACGTCCGGGAGCTGGGACTGCGGCCGCTGGAGAACGAGCGGGTGGAGATCGCGGCAGGCTTCGACCTGGCCGGGGTCGACGATCCGGAGGGCGAGCGCGAGGGCAAGGGGCCCGACTTCGGCCGGGCGCTCGGCGACCGCGATCGCGGCCGTACCGCCGTACTCCTCGCCCACCAGCCCGTCGTCATCCACGACGCGGTGAAGCACGGCGTCGACCTCCAGCTCTCCGGCCACAGCCACGGCGGCCAGCTCTGGCCCGGCGAATACCTGGCCGCGCTGGCGAACCCGACCGTCGAAGGGCTGGAGCGGTACGGGGACACACAGCTGTACGTGACGCGGGGCGCGGGCGCCTGGGGACCGCCGGTCCGGGTGGGCGCCGATTCCGATATCACCGTGGTCCAGCTCGCCTCCCGCCAGGCCTGACGGGCGCGGCAGCGGCCGTCACCGGCGGGCCGGTCCTTCGTCGAAAAGGGCCGGGGCCGGGGCCGCCGGGAGGGTCACCGTCACCGCCAGGCCCGCTCCCGGGGCGGTCCGGATCCGTACCGTACCGCCGTGGACCTCGGCCACCGCCGCGACGATCGACATGCCCAGACCGCTGCCGGGCCCGCCCGTCCCCGCCCGGAAGAAGCGGTCGAAGATGCGTTCCGCGTCCGCCGGTGCCATCCCCGGCCCGTCGTCCGCCACCACCAGCCGTACCGTGCCGTCCGGGCCCGGACCCGCAGTCACCCGTACCGGCGTCCCGTCGGGCGTGTGGACCCGCACATTGACCAGCAGGTTTCCGACGAGCTGACGCAGCGACGGCTCATCACCGAGAACGACCGCGCCGCCCGCTGCGGCCACCGTCACCGGCCGCAGCGGCTGCTGGGCGCGGAGATCACCGGCCGCGTCGTGCGCCAGCCGCCCCAGGTCCACCGGCCCGAACCGGACCTCGGGCCGCTGGTCCAGCCGGGCCAGCATCAGCAGCTCCTCCACCAGCTTCGCCATCCGGTCCGCCTCCGTGTGCATCCGCGACAGCGCCCGCGTCCGGTCCTCCGGCGCCCGCAGCATCCCCCGCTCGTGCAGCTGGAGATATCCCCGGATCGACGACAGCGGCGTCCGCAGCTCGTGCGAGGCGTC
Encoded proteins:
- a CDS encoding metallophosphoesterase — encoded protein: MIVVVLLAVVAVIAVLAAAHWYVWRRLVRDLTTVRKARIAGAVVLTALPLISVAAQFSARSGVPFTVQQVLAWPGFLWLAVLLYLVLFLVAGEVVRFVWLRIAARRDAGTATAATTTTTATTTTTTTTTTAEPVTAPVPAAAPEQPAPGPATTAAAVEAPAAGTLTAEAPPAGSAAPNTADRSAARPGGVSRRMFVSRVVGGGAAAAALGTVGVGTYSVLNGPTLKRVTVPLAKLPRSAHGYRIAVVSDIHLGPILGRAHTQRIVDTINSANPDLIAVVGDMVDGSVADLGPAAEPLTQLRARHGSFFVTGNHEYFSGAEQWVDHVRELGLRPLENERVEIAAGFDLAGVDDPEGEREGKGPDFGRALGDRDRGRTAVLLAHQPVVIHDAVKHGVDLQLSGHSHGGQLWPGEYLAALANPTVEGLERYGDTQLYVTRGAGAWGPPVRVGADSDITVVQLASRQA